A genomic segment from Saimiri boliviensis isolate mSaiBol1 chromosome 14, mSaiBol1.pri, whole genome shotgun sequence encodes:
- the LOC101034832 gene encoding endogenous retrovirus group V member 2 Env polyprotein translates to MTEKYLFLYLYLLPMPLLSQAQWSENLLVNFSKIIASGNHLTNCWICHDFITRSSSYQYILLRNFSLNLTFGSGIPEGQHKSVPLQVSLANSAYQVPCLDLTPPFNQSYKTSVYLFNCSSLNQTCCPCPRGHCDWNVTLAEEFPTPTIQPMSFSSTGCHPNLTHWCPAGNHPVNNQEKPLQNQCTAWEGKELITWRVLYSLPKAHTAHIWPKGSALQGGPLSPTCNQTIQTGWKSHLHRWFNTKSPRWACTPPGYVFLCGPKQNKLPFEGSPKRTYSNPPSANLFTCINNIQHVGECAVGLLGPRGIGVTVYNTTQPRQKRALGLILAGIGATVGMIAPWGGFAYHEITLRNLSTQIGNLAKSTGDAISKLKASLDSLANVVMDNRLALDYLLAEQGGVCAVINQSCCTYVNNSGAIEEDIRKIYDHATWLHEFGKGGASARAVWKAVTSALPSLKWFVPLLGPATVILFLLLFGPCFFNLLMKFVSSRIKQFYTESPKKERHQLTVLGSPRTYISPLDASGQRFWETTGEFL, encoded by the coding sequence ATGACAGAGAAATACCTTTTCCTTTATCTTTACCTCCTTCCCATGCCCCTGCTCTCACAAGCCCAATGGAGTGAAAATTTGCTTGTCAATTTCTCCAAAATCATTGCTTCTGGAAACCATCTAACCAACTGTTGGATTTGTCACGACTTCATCACCAGATCCTCATCTTACCaatatattttgttaagaaattttTCTCTAAACCTAACATTTGGTTCAGGAATCCCTGAAGGCCAACATAAATCTGTTCCGCTCCAGGTTTCACTTGCTAACTCAGCGTACCAAGTCCCCTGCCTGGATCTCACTCCACCTTTCAATCAAAGCTATAAAACTTCCGTGTATTTGTTCAACTGCTCTTCTCTAAACCAAACCTGTTGTCCGTGCCCTCGAGGACACTGTGACTGGAACGTCACCTTGGCGGAGGAATTCCCCACTCCCACCATCCAGCCCATGAGTTTTTCCTCAACAGGTTGCCACCCTAACTTGACTCACTGGTGCCCAGCTGGCAATCACCCAGTGAATAATCAAGAGAAGCCACTCCAGAATCAGTGTACAGCTTGGGAAGGAAAAGAGCTAATAACATGGAGGGTTCTGTATTCGCTTCCCAAGGCACACACTGCCCACATTTGGCCAAAAGGTAGCGCTCTCCAGGGAGGGCCTCTATCCCCTACATGCAATCAAACAATTCAAACAGGGTGGAAGTCGCATTTACACAGGTGGTTCAACACCAAAAGCCCCCGGTGGGCCTGTACCCCTCCTGGCTATGTATTTTTATGTGGaccaaagcaaaataaactgCCCTTTGAGGGAAGTCCTAAGAGAACTTATTCGAACCCCCCTTCGGCAAACCTCTTTACCTGCATCAATAACATCCAACATGTGGGGGAATGTGCTGTGGGACTTTTGGGGCCACGGGGGATAGGGGTAACCGTTTATAACACCACCCAACCCAGACAGAAAAGAGCTCTGGGTCTCATATTGGCAGGGATAGGAGCGACCGTAGGAATGATCGCCCCGTGGGGAGGGTTCGCCTATCATGAAATCACCCTCCGAAATCTCTCCACGCAAATAGGGAACCTGGCGAAGAGCACCGGAGACGCCATCTCTAAACTCAAGGCCTCCCTGGATTCTCTGGCCAACGTGGTCATGGACAACAGATTGGCCTTAGATTACCTCTTAGCAGAGCAGGGTGGAGTCTGTGCCGTGATCAATCAATCCTGTTGCACTTATGTCAATAACAGTGGGGCAATAGAGGAGGATATCAGAAAGATCTATGACCACGCTACGTGGCTCCATGAGTTTGGAAAAGGAGGTGCTTCGGCAAGGGCCGTCTGGAAGGCTGTGACGTCTGCTCTCCCCTCCCTCAAATGGTTTGTCCCTTTACTGGGACCAGCTACAGttatcctcttccttctcctctttggCCCTTGTTTCTTTAATTTACTGATGAAGTTTGTCTCTTCTAGGATAAAGCAGTTTTACACGGAGTCCCCCAAAAAGGAAAGACATCAGCTAACAGTCCTTGGAAGCCCCAGAACCTACATCTCCCCCTTGGATGCCAGTGGGCAAAGATTCTGGGAAACTACGGGGGAGTTTCtttga